Proteins found in one Populus alba chromosome 14, ASM523922v2, whole genome shotgun sequence genomic segment:
- the LOC118040846 gene encoding type IV inositol polyphosphate 5-phosphatase 3 isoform X5, with product MKYSRTKQQPELFWPRVVVRKLLNISSKECDYSADSDDDNASDSASDINESDECSRGSQSGSKRGEDAQDSIPRIRRRLSETFRAQYINTKEIRICVGTWNVGGKLPNDDLDIDDWIDTDDPADIYVFGLQEIVPLNAGNIFGAEDSRPVPKWENIIRETLNRIRPARTKVKCYSDHPSPSKFVPTIEEEILLESDSDIDEEIHPFHEESKGFDGLDDKSSTGDMNTNSGVPDNQILDLQKQFSSPKKLDRLNCSRTEDSAGDVEASAAPKKLTRILSSSEWIGLSWPEPPLNLLSQHVLQRPTSFKSIKSFKATKSFGGYNSLKSVSSEIQSRLALFAELDFESLMKRNRRSSYVRIVSKQMVGVFLTIWIRRSLRRHIHNLKVSTVGVGVMGYIGNKGSISVSMSIYQTFFCFVCTHLTSGDKDGDELKRNTDVHEIQRRTKFRPFSSVGLPKGIYDHERIIWLGDLNYRINLSYDQTCELISKKEWSKLVEGDQLVRELRKGRAFDGWSEGILDFAPTYKYEMNSEKYCGEDPKAGRRIPSWCDRILSYGKGMRLLNYSRKELKLSDHRPVAATYMAEVEVFSPRKLQKALTFTDAEIENEEVVAGLGIDVRISQLRLEQVLNGAVLAFLGAMCPGKEI from the exons ATGAAGTATTCTAGAACGAAGCAGCAACCAGAG CTATTCTGGCCAAGAGTGGTGGTTCGTAAATTGCTAAATATCAGCTCCAAAGAATGCGATTACAGCGCCGACTCTGACGACGATAACGCTTCTGATTCTGCTTCCGATATCAATG AATCTGATGAATGCTCGAGAGGATCACAATCTGGAAGTAAAAGAGGGGAGGATGCTCAAG ATTCTATTCCAAGGATAAGGAGAAGATTGTCAGAGACATTTAGAGCACAGTACATAAACACAAAGGAAATCAG AATATGCGTTGGGACGTGGAATGTTGGAGGAAAACTTCCAAATGATGACCTAGATATCGATGACTGGATAGATACTGATGATCCTGCTGACATCTACGTGTTTGG GCTTCAGGAGATTGTGCCCTTAAACGCTGGAAATATCTTTGGCGCTGAAGACAGCCGCCCAGTTCCTAAGTGGGAAAACATTATTCGTGAAACACTGAACAGAATTCGACCAGCAAGGACTAAGGTTAAATGCTACAGTGATCATCCATCTCCATCAAAATTTGTGCCCACTATAGAAGAAGAGATATTACTTGAAAGCGATAGTGATATTGATGAAGAAATCCACCCCTTCCATGAAGAATCCAAAGGTTTTGATGGACTCGATGATAAATCAAGTACAGGTGACATGAACACAAATTCTGGAGTTCCAGACAATCAAATTCTGGATTTACAGAAGCAATTTTCTTCTCCCAAAAAACTAGATAGATTAAATTGCTCGCGGACCGAAGATTCTGCAGGAGATGTAGAAGCATCGGCAGCtcctaaaaaattaactagaatTCTTAGTAGTTCTGAATGGATTGGCTTGAGTTGGCCAGAGCCCCCTTTAAACTTACTATCTCAGCATGTTTTGCAGAGACCAACTTCcttcaaatcaattaaatcatttaaagcaACCAAATCTTTTGGAGGATATAATTCATTAAAGTCTGTTTCAAGTGAAATACAATCAAGATTGGCTTTGTTTGCCGAGCTTGACTTTGAATCTCTCATGAAACGGAATAGAAGATCATCATATGTAAGGATAGTGAGCAAGCAGATGGTCGGAGTCTTCCTCACTATTTGGATTCGTAGGAGCTTGCGTAGGCATATTCATAACTTGAAAGTGTCCACGGTTGGTGTTGGTGTTATGGGCTATATTGGTAACAAG GGATCAATATCAGTCAGCATGTCTATATATCAGACATTTTTCTGTTTTGTATGCACACACCTCACGTCAGGTGATAAGGATGGAGATGAACTCAAAAGAAATACTGATGTTCATGAAATACAAAGGAGGACTAAATTTCGTCCCTTTTCCAGTGTTGGACTTCCTAAAGGCATCTATGATCATGA ACGAATTATCTGGTTAGGTGATTTGAATTACCGCATCAACTTGTCATACGACCAAACATGTGAACTCATCTCCAAAAAGGAGTGGTCCAAGTTAGTGGAAGGGGACCAG CTTGTACGAGAATTAAGAAAAGGCCGTGCATTCGATGGATGGTCAGAGGGTATATTGGATTTTGCACCAACATATAAATATGAGATGAATTCTGAGAAATACTGCGGAGAAGATCCAAAGGCTGGAAGGCGTATTCCTTCATG GTGTGATCGCATCCTTTCATATGGAAAGGGAATGAGGCTACTGAACTACAGTAGGAAAGAGCTAAAACTTTCTGATCACCGGCCTGTGGCTGCCACATATATGGCTGAGgttgaggtgttttctcctaggaAGCTACAGAAGGCGCTCACATTCACAGATGCAGAGATTGAAAATGAGGAAGTTGTGGCAGGCTTGGGAATTGATGTTAGAATAAGCCAGTTGAGATTGGAGCAG GTCTTAAATGGTGCAGTGTTAGCATTTCTGGGTGCGATGTGTCCAGGGAAAGAAATCTAG
- the LOC118040846 gene encoding type IV inositol polyphosphate 5-phosphatase 3 isoform X4, with translation MKYSRTKQQPELFWPRVVVRKLLNISSKECDYSADSDDDNASDSASDINESDECSRGSQSGSKRGEDAQDSIPRIRRRLSETFRAQYINTKEIRICVGTWNVGGKLPNDDLDIDDWIDTDDPADIYVFGLQEIVPLNAGNIFGAEDSRPVPKWENIIRETLNRIRPARTKVKCYSDHPSPSKFVPTIEEEILLESDSDIDEEIHPFHEESKGFDGLDDKSSTGDMNTNSGVPDNQILDLQKQFSSPKKLDRLNCSRTEDSAGDVEASAAPKKLTRILSSSEWIGLSWPEPPLNLLSQHVLQRPTSFKSIKSFKATKSFGGYNSLKSVSSEIQSRLALFAELDFESLMKRNRRSSYVRIVSKQMVGVFLTIWIRRSLRRHIHNLKVSTVGVGVMGYIGNKGSISVSMSIYQTFFCFVCTHLTSGDKDGDELKRNTDVHEIQRRTKFRPFSSVGLPKGIYDHERIIWLGDLNYRINLSYDQTCELISKKEWSKLVEGDQLVRELRKGRAFDGWSEGILDFAPTYKYEMNSEKYCGEDPKAGRRIPSCAQLGHLVAIPKCVFCQSFGEDAGR, from the exons ATGAAGTATTCTAGAACGAAGCAGCAACCAGAG CTATTCTGGCCAAGAGTGGTGGTTCGTAAATTGCTAAATATCAGCTCCAAAGAATGCGATTACAGCGCCGACTCTGACGACGATAACGCTTCTGATTCTGCTTCCGATATCAATG AATCTGATGAATGCTCGAGAGGATCACAATCTGGAAGTAAAAGAGGGGAGGATGCTCAAG ATTCTATTCCAAGGATAAGGAGAAGATTGTCAGAGACATTTAGAGCACAGTACATAAACACAAAGGAAATCAG AATATGCGTTGGGACGTGGAATGTTGGAGGAAAACTTCCAAATGATGACCTAGATATCGATGACTGGATAGATACTGATGATCCTGCTGACATCTACGTGTTTGG GCTTCAGGAGATTGTGCCCTTAAACGCTGGAAATATCTTTGGCGCTGAAGACAGCCGCCCAGTTCCTAAGTGGGAAAACATTATTCGTGAAACACTGAACAGAATTCGACCAGCAAGGACTAAGGTTAAATGCTACAGTGATCATCCATCTCCATCAAAATTTGTGCCCACTATAGAAGAAGAGATATTACTTGAAAGCGATAGTGATATTGATGAAGAAATCCACCCCTTCCATGAAGAATCCAAAGGTTTTGATGGACTCGATGATAAATCAAGTACAGGTGACATGAACACAAATTCTGGAGTTCCAGACAATCAAATTCTGGATTTACAGAAGCAATTTTCTTCTCCCAAAAAACTAGATAGATTAAATTGCTCGCGGACCGAAGATTCTGCAGGAGATGTAGAAGCATCGGCAGCtcctaaaaaattaactagaatTCTTAGTAGTTCTGAATGGATTGGCTTGAGTTGGCCAGAGCCCCCTTTAAACTTACTATCTCAGCATGTTTTGCAGAGACCAACTTCcttcaaatcaattaaatcatttaaagcaACCAAATCTTTTGGAGGATATAATTCATTAAAGTCTGTTTCAAGTGAAATACAATCAAGATTGGCTTTGTTTGCCGAGCTTGACTTTGAATCTCTCATGAAACGGAATAGAAGATCATCATATGTAAGGATAGTGAGCAAGCAGATGGTCGGAGTCTTCCTCACTATTTGGATTCGTAGGAGCTTGCGTAGGCATATTCATAACTTGAAAGTGTCCACGGTTGGTGTTGGTGTTATGGGCTATATTGGTAACAAG GGATCAATATCAGTCAGCATGTCTATATATCAGACATTTTTCTGTTTTGTATGCACACACCTCACGTCAGGTGATAAGGATGGAGATGAACTCAAAAGAAATACTGATGTTCATGAAATACAAAGGAGGACTAAATTTCGTCCCTTTTCCAGTGTTGGACTTCCTAAAGGCATCTATGATCATGA ACGAATTATCTGGTTAGGTGATTTGAATTACCGCATCAACTTGTCATACGACCAAACATGTGAACTCATCTCCAAAAAGGAGTGGTCCAAGTTAGTGGAAGGGGACCAG CTTGTACGAGAATTAAGAAAAGGCCGTGCATTCGATGGATGGTCAGAGGGTATATTGGATTTTGCACCAACATATAAATATGAGATGAATTCTGAGAAATACTGCGGAGAAGATCCAAAGGCTGGAAGGCGTATTCCTTCATG TGCCCAACTTGGTCATCTGGTGGCCATCCCAAAATGTGTCTTCTGTCAATCATTTGGTGAAGATGCTGGAAGATGA
- the LOC118040846 gene encoding type IV inositol polyphosphate 5-phosphatase 3 isoform X3 codes for MKYSRTKQQPELFWPRVVVRKLLNISSKECDYSADSDDDNASDSASDINESDECSRGSQSGSKRGEDAQDSIPRIRRRLSETFRAQYINTKEIRICVGTWNVGGKLPNDDLDIDDWIDTDDPADIYVFGLQEIVPLNAGNIFGAEDSRPVPKWENIIRETLNRIRPARTKVKCYSDHPSPSKFVPTIEEEILLESDSDIDEEIHPFHEESKGFDGLDDKSSTGDMNTNSGVPDNQILDLQKQFSSPKKLDRLNCSRTEDSAGDVEASAAPKKLTRILSSSEWIGLSWPEPPLNLLSQHVLQRPTSFKSIKSFKATKSFGGYNSLKSVSSEIQSRLALFAELDFESLMKRNRRSSYVRIVSKQMVGVFLTIWIRRSLRRHIHNLKVSTVGVGVMGYIGNKGSISVSMSIYQTFFCFVCTHLTSGDKDGDELKRNTDVHEIQRRTKFRPFSSVGLPKGIYDHERIIWLGDLNYRINLSYDQTCELISKKEWSKLVEGDQLVRELRKGRAFDGWSEGILDFAPTYKYEMNSEKYCGEDPKAGRRIPSWCDRILSYGKGMRLLNYSRKELKLSDHRPVAATYMAEVEVFSPRKLQKALTFTDAEIENEEVVAGLGIDVRISQLRLEQVRTKP; via the exons ATGAAGTATTCTAGAACGAAGCAGCAACCAGAG CTATTCTGGCCAAGAGTGGTGGTTCGTAAATTGCTAAATATCAGCTCCAAAGAATGCGATTACAGCGCCGACTCTGACGACGATAACGCTTCTGATTCTGCTTCCGATATCAATG AATCTGATGAATGCTCGAGAGGATCACAATCTGGAAGTAAAAGAGGGGAGGATGCTCAAG ATTCTATTCCAAGGATAAGGAGAAGATTGTCAGAGACATTTAGAGCACAGTACATAAACACAAAGGAAATCAG AATATGCGTTGGGACGTGGAATGTTGGAGGAAAACTTCCAAATGATGACCTAGATATCGATGACTGGATAGATACTGATGATCCTGCTGACATCTACGTGTTTGG GCTTCAGGAGATTGTGCCCTTAAACGCTGGAAATATCTTTGGCGCTGAAGACAGCCGCCCAGTTCCTAAGTGGGAAAACATTATTCGTGAAACACTGAACAGAATTCGACCAGCAAGGACTAAGGTTAAATGCTACAGTGATCATCCATCTCCATCAAAATTTGTGCCCACTATAGAAGAAGAGATATTACTTGAAAGCGATAGTGATATTGATGAAGAAATCCACCCCTTCCATGAAGAATCCAAAGGTTTTGATGGACTCGATGATAAATCAAGTACAGGTGACATGAACACAAATTCTGGAGTTCCAGACAATCAAATTCTGGATTTACAGAAGCAATTTTCTTCTCCCAAAAAACTAGATAGATTAAATTGCTCGCGGACCGAAGATTCTGCAGGAGATGTAGAAGCATCGGCAGCtcctaaaaaattaactagaatTCTTAGTAGTTCTGAATGGATTGGCTTGAGTTGGCCAGAGCCCCCTTTAAACTTACTATCTCAGCATGTTTTGCAGAGACCAACTTCcttcaaatcaattaaatcatttaaagcaACCAAATCTTTTGGAGGATATAATTCATTAAAGTCTGTTTCAAGTGAAATACAATCAAGATTGGCTTTGTTTGCCGAGCTTGACTTTGAATCTCTCATGAAACGGAATAGAAGATCATCATATGTAAGGATAGTGAGCAAGCAGATGGTCGGAGTCTTCCTCACTATTTGGATTCGTAGGAGCTTGCGTAGGCATATTCATAACTTGAAAGTGTCCACGGTTGGTGTTGGTGTTATGGGCTATATTGGTAACAAG GGATCAATATCAGTCAGCATGTCTATATATCAGACATTTTTCTGTTTTGTATGCACACACCTCACGTCAGGTGATAAGGATGGAGATGAACTCAAAAGAAATACTGATGTTCATGAAATACAAAGGAGGACTAAATTTCGTCCCTTTTCCAGTGTTGGACTTCCTAAAGGCATCTATGATCATGA ACGAATTATCTGGTTAGGTGATTTGAATTACCGCATCAACTTGTCATACGACCAAACATGTGAACTCATCTCCAAAAAGGAGTGGTCCAAGTTAGTGGAAGGGGACCAG CTTGTACGAGAATTAAGAAAAGGCCGTGCATTCGATGGATGGTCAGAGGGTATATTGGATTTTGCACCAACATATAAATATGAGATGAATTCTGAGAAATACTGCGGAGAAGATCCAAAGGCTGGAAGGCGTATTCCTTCATG GTGTGATCGCATCCTTTCATATGGAAAGGGAATGAGGCTACTGAACTACAGTAGGAAAGAGCTAAAACTTTCTGATCACCGGCCTGTGGCTGCCACATATATGGCTGAGgttgaggtgttttctcctaggaAGCTACAGAAGGCGCTCACATTCACAGATGCAGAGATTGAAAATGAGGAAGTTGTGGCAGGCTTGGGAATTGATGTTAGAATAAGCCAGTTGAGATTGGAGCAGGTGAGAACTAAGCCAT gA
- the LOC118040846 gene encoding type IV inositol polyphosphate 5-phosphatase 3 isoform X1 gives MKYSRTKQQPELFWPRVVVRKLLNISSKECDYSADSDDDNASDSASDINESDECSRGSQSGSKRGEDAQDSIPRIRRRLSETFRAQYINTKEIRICVGTWNVGGKLPNDDLDIDDWIDTDDPADIYVFGLQEIVPLNAGNIFGAEDSRPVPKWENIIRETLNRIRPARTKVKCYSDHPSPSKFVPTIEEEILLESDSDIDEEIHPFHEESKGFDGLDDKSSTGDMNTNSGVPDNQILDLQKQFSSPKKLDRLNCSRTEDSAGDVEASAAPKKLTRILSSSEWIGLSWPEPPLNLLSQHVLQRPTSFKSIKSFKATKSFGGYNSLKSVSSEIQSRLALFAELDFESLMKRNRRSSYVRIVSKQMVGVFLTIWIRRSLRRHIHNLKVSTVGVGVMGYIGNKGSISVSMSIYQTFFCFVCTHLTSGDKDGDELKRNTDVHEIQRRTKFRPFSSVGLPKGIYDHERIIWLGDLNYRINLSYDQTCELISKKEWSKLVEGDQLVRELRKGRAFDGWSEGILDFAPTYKYEMNSEKYCGEDPKAGRRIPSWCDRILSYGKGMRLLNYSRKELKLSDHRPVAATYMAEVEVFSPRKLQKALTFTDAEIENEEVVAGLGIDVRISQLRLEQVRTKPCM, from the exons ATGAAGTATTCTAGAACGAAGCAGCAACCAGAG CTATTCTGGCCAAGAGTGGTGGTTCGTAAATTGCTAAATATCAGCTCCAAAGAATGCGATTACAGCGCCGACTCTGACGACGATAACGCTTCTGATTCTGCTTCCGATATCAATG AATCTGATGAATGCTCGAGAGGATCACAATCTGGAAGTAAAAGAGGGGAGGATGCTCAAG ATTCTATTCCAAGGATAAGGAGAAGATTGTCAGAGACATTTAGAGCACAGTACATAAACACAAAGGAAATCAG AATATGCGTTGGGACGTGGAATGTTGGAGGAAAACTTCCAAATGATGACCTAGATATCGATGACTGGATAGATACTGATGATCCTGCTGACATCTACGTGTTTGG GCTTCAGGAGATTGTGCCCTTAAACGCTGGAAATATCTTTGGCGCTGAAGACAGCCGCCCAGTTCCTAAGTGGGAAAACATTATTCGTGAAACACTGAACAGAATTCGACCAGCAAGGACTAAGGTTAAATGCTACAGTGATCATCCATCTCCATCAAAATTTGTGCCCACTATAGAAGAAGAGATATTACTTGAAAGCGATAGTGATATTGATGAAGAAATCCACCCCTTCCATGAAGAATCCAAAGGTTTTGATGGACTCGATGATAAATCAAGTACAGGTGACATGAACACAAATTCTGGAGTTCCAGACAATCAAATTCTGGATTTACAGAAGCAATTTTCTTCTCCCAAAAAACTAGATAGATTAAATTGCTCGCGGACCGAAGATTCTGCAGGAGATGTAGAAGCATCGGCAGCtcctaaaaaattaactagaatTCTTAGTAGTTCTGAATGGATTGGCTTGAGTTGGCCAGAGCCCCCTTTAAACTTACTATCTCAGCATGTTTTGCAGAGACCAACTTCcttcaaatcaattaaatcatttaaagcaACCAAATCTTTTGGAGGATATAATTCATTAAAGTCTGTTTCAAGTGAAATACAATCAAGATTGGCTTTGTTTGCCGAGCTTGACTTTGAATCTCTCATGAAACGGAATAGAAGATCATCATATGTAAGGATAGTGAGCAAGCAGATGGTCGGAGTCTTCCTCACTATTTGGATTCGTAGGAGCTTGCGTAGGCATATTCATAACTTGAAAGTGTCCACGGTTGGTGTTGGTGTTATGGGCTATATTGGTAACAAG GGATCAATATCAGTCAGCATGTCTATATATCAGACATTTTTCTGTTTTGTATGCACACACCTCACGTCAGGTGATAAGGATGGAGATGAACTCAAAAGAAATACTGATGTTCATGAAATACAAAGGAGGACTAAATTTCGTCCCTTTTCCAGTGTTGGACTTCCTAAAGGCATCTATGATCATGA ACGAATTATCTGGTTAGGTGATTTGAATTACCGCATCAACTTGTCATACGACCAAACATGTGAACTCATCTCCAAAAAGGAGTGGTCCAAGTTAGTGGAAGGGGACCAG CTTGTACGAGAATTAAGAAAAGGCCGTGCATTCGATGGATGGTCAGAGGGTATATTGGATTTTGCACCAACATATAAATATGAGATGAATTCTGAGAAATACTGCGGAGAAGATCCAAAGGCTGGAAGGCGTATTCCTTCATG GTGTGATCGCATCCTTTCATATGGAAAGGGAATGAGGCTACTGAACTACAGTAGGAAAGAGCTAAAACTTTCTGATCACCGGCCTGTGGCTGCCACATATATGGCTGAGgttgaggtgttttctcctaggaAGCTACAGAAGGCGCTCACATTCACAGATGCAGAGATTGAAAATGAGGAAGTTGTGGCAGGCTTGGGAATTGATGTTAGAATAAGCCAGTTGAGATTGGAGCAGGTGAGAACTAAGCCATGTATGTGA
- the LOC118040846 gene encoding type IV inositol polyphosphate 5-phosphatase 3 isoform X2: MKYSRTKQQPELFWPRVVVRKLLNISSKECDYSADSDDDNASDSASDINESDECSRGSQSGSKRGEDAQDSIPRIRRRLSETFRAQYINTKEIRICVGTWNVGGKLPNDDLDIDDWIDTDDPADIYVFGLQEIVPLNAGNIFGAEDSRPVPKWENIIRETLNRIRPARTKVKCYSDHPSPSKFVPTIEEEILLESDSDIDEEIHPFHEESKGFDGLDDKSSTGDMNTNSGVPDNQILDLQKQFSSPKKLDRLNCSRTEDSAGDVEASAAPKKLTRILSSSEWIGLSWPEPPLNLLSQHVLQRPTSFKSIKSFKATKSFGGYNSLKSVSSEIQSRLALFAELDFESLMKRNRRSSYVRIVSKQMVGVFLTIWIRRSLRRHIHNLKVSTVGVGVMGYIGNKGSISVSMSIYQTFFCFVCTHLTSGDKDGDELKRNTDVHEIQRRTKFRPFSSVGLPKGIYDHERIIWLGDLNYRINLSYDQTCELISKKEWSKLVEGDQLVRELRKGRAFDGWSEGILDFAPTYKYEMNSEKYCGEDPKAGRRIPSWCDRILSYGKGMRLLNYSRKELKLSDHRPVAATYMAEVEVFSPRKLQKALTFTDAEIENEEVVAGLGIDVRISQLRLEQDPVYSR, translated from the exons ATGAAGTATTCTAGAACGAAGCAGCAACCAGAG CTATTCTGGCCAAGAGTGGTGGTTCGTAAATTGCTAAATATCAGCTCCAAAGAATGCGATTACAGCGCCGACTCTGACGACGATAACGCTTCTGATTCTGCTTCCGATATCAATG AATCTGATGAATGCTCGAGAGGATCACAATCTGGAAGTAAAAGAGGGGAGGATGCTCAAG ATTCTATTCCAAGGATAAGGAGAAGATTGTCAGAGACATTTAGAGCACAGTACATAAACACAAAGGAAATCAG AATATGCGTTGGGACGTGGAATGTTGGAGGAAAACTTCCAAATGATGACCTAGATATCGATGACTGGATAGATACTGATGATCCTGCTGACATCTACGTGTTTGG GCTTCAGGAGATTGTGCCCTTAAACGCTGGAAATATCTTTGGCGCTGAAGACAGCCGCCCAGTTCCTAAGTGGGAAAACATTATTCGTGAAACACTGAACAGAATTCGACCAGCAAGGACTAAGGTTAAATGCTACAGTGATCATCCATCTCCATCAAAATTTGTGCCCACTATAGAAGAAGAGATATTACTTGAAAGCGATAGTGATATTGATGAAGAAATCCACCCCTTCCATGAAGAATCCAAAGGTTTTGATGGACTCGATGATAAATCAAGTACAGGTGACATGAACACAAATTCTGGAGTTCCAGACAATCAAATTCTGGATTTACAGAAGCAATTTTCTTCTCCCAAAAAACTAGATAGATTAAATTGCTCGCGGACCGAAGATTCTGCAGGAGATGTAGAAGCATCGGCAGCtcctaaaaaattaactagaatTCTTAGTAGTTCTGAATGGATTGGCTTGAGTTGGCCAGAGCCCCCTTTAAACTTACTATCTCAGCATGTTTTGCAGAGACCAACTTCcttcaaatcaattaaatcatttaaagcaACCAAATCTTTTGGAGGATATAATTCATTAAAGTCTGTTTCAAGTGAAATACAATCAAGATTGGCTTTGTTTGCCGAGCTTGACTTTGAATCTCTCATGAAACGGAATAGAAGATCATCATATGTAAGGATAGTGAGCAAGCAGATGGTCGGAGTCTTCCTCACTATTTGGATTCGTAGGAGCTTGCGTAGGCATATTCATAACTTGAAAGTGTCCACGGTTGGTGTTGGTGTTATGGGCTATATTGGTAACAAG GGATCAATATCAGTCAGCATGTCTATATATCAGACATTTTTCTGTTTTGTATGCACACACCTCACGTCAGGTGATAAGGATGGAGATGAACTCAAAAGAAATACTGATGTTCATGAAATACAAAGGAGGACTAAATTTCGTCCCTTTTCCAGTGTTGGACTTCCTAAAGGCATCTATGATCATGA ACGAATTATCTGGTTAGGTGATTTGAATTACCGCATCAACTTGTCATACGACCAAACATGTGAACTCATCTCCAAAAAGGAGTGGTCCAAGTTAGTGGAAGGGGACCAG CTTGTACGAGAATTAAGAAAAGGCCGTGCATTCGATGGATGGTCAGAGGGTATATTGGATTTTGCACCAACATATAAATATGAGATGAATTCTGAGAAATACTGCGGAGAAGATCCAAAGGCTGGAAGGCGTATTCCTTCATG GTGTGATCGCATCCTTTCATATGGAAAGGGAATGAGGCTACTGAACTACAGTAGGAAAGAGCTAAAACTTTCTGATCACCGGCCTGTGGCTGCCACATATATGGCTGAGgttgaggtgttttctcctaggaAGCTACAGAAGGCGCTCACATTCACAGATGCAGAGATTGAAAATGAGGAAGTTGTGGCAGGCTTGGGAATTGATGTTAGAATAAGCCAGTTGAGATTGGAGCAG gACCCTGTGTATAGCAGGTAA
- the LOC118040763 gene encoding probable choline kinase 3, producing the protein MVMKTNGFIEGGFPDELRRVLRSVGSEWGDVVDDMEALQVVPLKGAMTNEVFRIIWPTKCGNLNRNVLVRIYGEGVEAFFNRDNEIRTFECMSKHGQGPRLLGRFADGRVEEFIHARTLSAADLRDHEISALVAAKMREFHDLEMPGPRNVLLWNRMRDWLVQAKSMCSAKDVKEFCLDSLENEINMLEKELSHEYLDIGFCHNDLQYGNIMLDEETRSITLIDYEYASFNPVAYDIANHFCEMVANYHSERPHILDYSKYPELEERHNFVLAYLCSAGKQPSEDEAELLLQEVEKYTLASHLFWGLWGIISGYVNKIEFDYMEYARQRFQQYWMRKQKLLASSEKAPDNHVDGYVVYDR; encoded by the exons ATGGTGATGAAAACAAATGGATTCATCGAAGGAGGTTTCCCAGATGAGCTAAGGAGAGTCCTTCGATCAGTAGGATCTGAGTGGGGAGATGTAGTAGATGACATGGAAGCATTGCAGGTGGTGCCTTTGAAGGGGGCTATGACTAATGAGGTTTTCCGGATCATCTGGCCTACAAAGTGTGGTAATCTTAATCGAAATGTATTGGTTCGGATTTATGGTGAAGGCGTTGAAGCTTTTTTCAACAGGGATAATGAGATTAGGACTTTCGAGTGCATGTCGAAGCATGGACAAGGCCCTAGGCTTCTTGGCCGGTTTGCTGATGGAAGGGTTGAAGAGTTTATTCATGCTAGA ACACTATCAGCTGCTGATCTTCGTGACCATGAAATATCTGCTCTGGTGGCTGCAAAGATGAGAGAGTTCCACGATCTTGAGATGCCTGGTCCTAGGAATGTGCTCCTCTGGAACAGGATGAG GGACTGGCTGGTTCAGGCTAAAAGCATGTGCTCAGCCAAAGATGTGAAAGAATTTTGCCTGGATAGTCTAGAAAATGAGATCAATATGCTAGAGAAGGAGCTGTCGCATGAGTATCTGGATATTGGGTTTTGCCACAATGACTTGCAGTATGGTAACATAATGCTTGACGAAGAGACAAGATCAATCACCTTAATC GATTATGAGTATGCAAGTTTCAATCCTGTTGCATATGACATTGCAAATCACTTCTGCGAAATGGTTGCAAATTATCATTCCGAGAGGCCACATATTTTGGACTACAGTAAATACCCAG AATTGGAGGAGCGCCACAACTTTGTCCTTGCGTATCTATGTTCTGCAG GGAAGCAACCCAGTGAAGATGAAGCGGAGTTGCTACTTCAAGAAGTGGAAAAGTACACTCTGGCAAGCCATCTCTTTTGGGGATTATGGGGAATAATCTCG GGCTATGTTAACAAGATAGAGTTCGACTACATGGAGTATGCTAGGCAGAGGTTTCAGCAGTATTGGATGAGAAAGCAAAAGCTCTTGGCATCCTCTGAGAAAGCCCCTGATAACCATGTAGATGGATATGTAGTGTACGATAGATGA